In Emys orbicularis isolate rEmyOrb1 chromosome 12, rEmyOrb1.hap1, whole genome shotgun sequence, one genomic interval encodes:
- the LOC135886100 gene encoding olfactory receptor 6C74-like, with amino-acid sequence MAGLEKGNHTLITEFLLVGFETFPKLQITLFVVFFVIYLATIAGNLLLILTVWTDHHLHTPMYFFLSNLSFLETGYVSNIIPRLLVSLATGDKTISLLGCFLQLFVFSFLGATECFLLTGMSYDRYLAICDPLHYASNMSPRFSFLLAFASWALGFVAPSFTVIMASLLPFCGPHEINHFFCDLTAVLKLPCTDTSLIEITALISASTISMIPFVLTITSYIYVILTILRIPSTTGRKKAFSTCSSHLIVVSMFYGALITMYVAPSGNQSLDFNKVFSLLYTVVTPMFNPIVYSLRNQEVKDALRRAIGKMWPSTKM; translated from the coding sequence ATGGCTGGACTAGAGAAAGGAAACCATACACTCATTACAGAGTTCCTGCTTGTAGGATTTGAGACTTTTCCCAAGCTGCAGATAACCCTCTTTGTGGTGTTCTTTGTCATCTACCTAGCAACCATTGCTGGGAACCTTCTCCTCATTCTGACCGTGTGGACTGATCACCACCTAcacacccccatgtatttcttcctcagcAATTTATCCTTCCTGGAAACTGGCTATGTCTCCAATATCATCCCCAGGCTGCTGGTGAGTCTTGCGACAGGTGACAAGACCAtttctctcctgggctgtttcctTCAGTTGTTTGTTTTTAGCTTTCTGGGTGCTACTGAGTGTTTCCTCCTGACTGGGATGTCCTATGACCGGTACTTGGCAATATGTGATCCACTGCATTATGCAAGCAATATGAGCCCCAGGTTTTCCTTTCTGCTGGCCTTTGCTTCTTGGGCATTAGGCTTTGTGGCTCCTTCCTTCACAGTAATTATGGCATCCCTGTTGCCCTTCTGCGGTCCTCATGAGATCAACCACTTTTTCTGCGATTTAACAGCTGTGTTGAAGCTTCCATGTACTGATACTAGCCTGATAGAGATAACAGCTCTAATCTCTGCCTCTACTATATCAATGATCCCATTTGTCCTGACCATCACGTCCTACATCTATGTCATCCtgaccatcctgagaatcccatcCACCACTGGCAggaaaaaggccttttccacctgttcctctcacctcattgtggttTCAATGTTCTATGGGGCTCTGATCACCATGTATGTGGCACCATCAGGAAACCAGTCTCTGGACTTCAACAAGGTGTTCTCCCTCCTCTACACGGTGGTGACTCCCATGTTCAACCCCATtgtctacagcctgaggaaccaGGAGGTAAAAGATGCCTTGAGGAGAGCTATTGGTAAAATGTGGCCTTCCACCAAAATGTAG